One Vallitalea pronyensis genomic region harbors:
- the rpsT gene encoding 30S ribosomal protein S20 yields MANIKSAKKRIKVTETKTLRNKAIKSRVKTEVKKVLAAVEAGDKTTAEKQLVEAISHIDKAKSKGVYHKSTASRKISRLTKTVNNA; encoded by the coding sequence TTGGCAAATATTAAATCAGCTAAAAAAAGAATTAAAGTGACTGAAACAAAAACTTTAAGAAATAAAGCAATTAAATCAAGAGTGAAAACAGAAGTGAAGAAAGTTCTTGCAGCAGTAGAAGCTGGCGATAAGACAACTGCTGAAAAGCAATTAGTGGAGGCAATCTCTCACATTGACAAAGCTAAGTCAAAAGGTGTTTATCATAAAAGTACAGCTTCAAGAAAAATTTCTCGTTTAACAAAAACTGTTAATAACGCATAA
- a CDS encoding chitinase N-terminal domain-containing protein yields the protein MILLKKKWRGIIPLLLSIALMLSWTVLPSWAAATGIPGTPALTHDNWDKDGQYTITMNMWWGNNGTSWKLYENDVLIHSDDLLDNSPNAQTRSLSFTGKENGTYTYMCELINAFGTTTSAALAVEVNAGSGGSSDDPPAKPLISVLGDPYGGLDFDIKWHIHSGQVADSWELYERHGDTFQKIAGPENVDFTVYPQTASHKIEDKTYGVYHYKVKVFNEDTYTWSDEVSRVVGGASTISIDPTTIDKDKQALQFTQNQGTYTYSLRCASVANPSFTAVTNNSSIIDCSVNQTSLTVNGLKAGRASIKITETSSGEVRYVGVRVKTVGGQLPGMPDYLAIGSVGTNVTRDLDYVKDFQPGDKNKRMDIRYIYLNGEPDSWDRGVDGWQKWGKNIKGDRAITYIRENRKLGIIPFFVYYTICGANESYVTDLNNIQDDQYLGYYFNDLKFTLDTILREAGDDLVGMIFEPDFIGYMMQNSGLQPNQIFANTKLVYETAYGGEHAVGILDSAVDVDPETNEPFADNINGLVRCINYMVNKYNVDYGTTIYFGWQFNTWSNPYQGIPAKGLMHVTEDMGITQGRAFIRDRAIETANYYIAAGVKSFNADFMSIDKYGQDAVAREPFAATDPQDSTWFFNGDTWNNYLEYVKALHQTTSLPVVLWQMPVGHIERSQAMDPYDGGLFDELTNTESGGACYYEDSTTSFFFGDVFKPGAGNRWQWFKTNEGNDPLITHNGSDTITWGSHFTAARDAGVCAALFGAGVGKATHGNVSDITLATKPEDDHWFFVKTQRYYQNPVPLK from the coding sequence ATGATTTTATTAAAAAAGAAATGGAGAGGCATTATCCCATTGCTTTTAAGTATTGCTCTTATGTTATCATGGACAGTTTTACCCTCATGGGCAGCAGCAACAGGTATTCCTGGAACACCAGCTCTTACCCATGATAATTGGGATAAAGATGGTCAATACACAATAACCATGAATATGTGGTGGGGGAATAATGGGACGTCATGGAAACTCTATGAAAATGATGTGTTAATCCATTCAGATGATCTTCTTGATAATTCTCCCAATGCTCAGACAAGGTCATTATCATTTACAGGGAAGGAGAATGGTACCTATACCTATATGTGTGAACTCATCAATGCTTTTGGAACAACAACAAGTGCTGCATTAGCTGTTGAGGTTAATGCTGGTTCTGGAGGAAGCAGTGATGATCCACCTGCTAAACCGTTAATCTCTGTCCTGGGTGACCCATATGGTGGACTAGATTTTGATATTAAATGGCATATTCATAGTGGGCAGGTGGCTGATAGCTGGGAACTCTATGAGCGTCATGGTGACACGTTTCAGAAAATAGCAGGCCCAGAGAATGTAGATTTTACTGTTTATCCTCAGACAGCCTCACATAAAATTGAAGATAAAACCTATGGTGTTTATCATTATAAGGTAAAAGTATTTAATGAGGATACATACACATGGAGTGATGAAGTAAGCCGAGTTGTTGGAGGTGCAAGCACCATATCCATTGATCCTACAACCATTGATAAGGATAAACAAGCCCTTCAATTCACTCAGAATCAAGGTACTTACACGTATTCTCTTCGTTGTGCTTCAGTAGCTAACCCTAGCTTTACAGCGGTGACTAATAATTCATCCATCATCGACTGCTCGGTTAATCAGACATCACTTACAGTCAATGGTCTAAAAGCAGGACGGGCTTCTATAAAAATTACTGAAACGTCTTCAGGTGAAGTGCGCTATGTGGGTGTTCGAGTAAAAACAGTCGGTGGGCAACTTCCTGGTATGCCTGATTATCTTGCAATTGGTTCAGTAGGAACCAATGTGACCAGAGACTTAGATTATGTCAAGGATTTTCAACCAGGGGATAAAAACAAGAGAATGGATATACGCTATATCTATCTAAATGGTGAACCGGATTCTTGGGATAGAGGTGTTGATGGCTGGCAGAAATGGGGGAAAAATATAAAAGGCGACCGAGCCATTACTTATATCCGTGAAAATAGAAAACTGGGTATTATTCCTTTTTTTGTGTACTATACCATTTGTGGTGCTAATGAAAGTTATGTGACCGATCTTAATAATATACAGGATGATCAATACCTGGGTTATTATTTTAATGATCTAAAATTTACACTGGATACCATCTTGCGTGAAGCTGGGGATGATTTAGTAGGGATGATTTTTGAACCGGATTTTATAGGCTATATGATGCAAAACTCAGGGTTACAGCCAAATCAGATATTTGCAAACACGAAGCTTGTTTATGAAACAGCTTATGGGGGTGAGCATGCCGTAGGCATACTTGATAGTGCTGTAGACGTTGACCCTGAGACAAATGAACCTTTTGCGGATAATATAAACGGTTTGGTCAGATGCATTAACTACATGGTGAATAAGTATAATGTAGATTATGGAACAACGATTTATTTTGGATGGCAGTTCAACACATGGTCCAATCCATATCAAGGCATACCTGCCAAAGGGCTTATGCATGTGACGGAAGATATGGGTATCACACAAGGACGAGCATTCATAAGGGATAGAGCCATTGAAACGGCTAATTATTACATAGCGGCAGGCGTAAAGAGTTTCAATGCAGATTTTATGTCCATTGATAAATATGGTCAGGATGCTGTTGCCAGAGAACCTTTTGCAGCCACGGACCCTCAAGATTCAACATGGTTCTTTAATGGGGATACTTGGAACAATTATCTTGAATATGTTAAAGCCTTACATCAGACTACATCACTTCCTGTTGTCTTATGGCAGATGCCTGTTGGGCATATAGAAAGAAGTCAAGCCATGGATCCTTATGATGGTGGGTTATTTGATGAACTGACCAATACGGAGAGTGGTGGTGCATGTTACTATGAAGACAGTACCACATCCTTTTTCTTTGGTGATGTCTTTAAACCAGGAGCAGGTAATAGGTGGCAATGGTTTAAAACCAACGAAGGTAATGACCCTCTTATTACCCATAATGGTTCGGATACCATAACATGGGGCTCTCATTTTACAGCAGCTAGAGATGCAGGTGTATGTGCAGCACTTTTTGGCGCAGGTGTTGGCAAAGCTACCCATGGAAATGTCAGTGATATTACATTAGCCACTAAGCCGGAAGACGACCATTGGTTTTTTGTGAAAACACAGCGTTATTATCAAAACCCTGTACCATTAAAATAA
- the holA gene encoding DNA polymerase III subunit delta, giving the protein MKELKKQLQDGVFHNVYLFYGEEKYLLDMYLEKLTKELLVGGDATMNYDFFDKSSMHVDKFFYACETLPFFADRRVVVVRDVKLFKSKNKDVDEIAERITDIPESTTVIFIEEEVDKRSKLFKLIKKQGHAASFELLSENDLIKWIGQKLHTSGKKIERSTALHFVKTVGTDMATVEHELDKLTMYNLDEEVITQASVNAICTRTIENKIFELVGAMGHNKRERALLLYHDMLTAKEPPGRILFMLIRQFRLILQSKLLNQKGLSERDIASRIKVAPFVVRECQRQGKQMSVDRLKGALGDCLEADSHIKTGRLDPKIGVEMIIMKYS; this is encoded by the coding sequence ATGAAGGAATTGAAGAAGCAATTACAAGATGGTGTGTTTCATAATGTATACCTGTTTTATGGTGAAGAAAAATACTTATTAGATATGTATTTGGAGAAGCTAACCAAGGAATTATTAGTGGGTGGCGATGCAACCATGAATTATGATTTTTTTGATAAAAGTTCCATGCATGTGGATAAATTTTTCTACGCATGTGAGACGTTGCCTTTTTTTGCAGATAGACGCGTCGTCGTTGTACGGGATGTAAAACTGTTCAAGTCAAAAAATAAAGATGTGGATGAGATTGCAGAACGTATAACAGATATTCCGGAATCAACCACCGTTATTTTTATTGAAGAAGAAGTGGATAAACGGAGTAAATTATTTAAACTTATTAAAAAACAAGGTCATGCAGCAAGTTTTGAGTTACTATCGGAAAACGATCTTATTAAATGGATAGGTCAGAAACTGCATACCTCTGGTAAAAAAATAGAGAGAAGTACAGCACTGCATTTTGTCAAAACCGTAGGCACAGATATGGCTACGGTAGAGCATGAGTTAGATAAGCTAACCATGTATAACCTGGATGAAGAGGTGATTACACAAGCGTCTGTCAATGCCATATGCACCCGAACCATTGAAAATAAAATTTTTGAACTGGTAGGCGCCATGGGACACAATAAGCGAGAGAGGGCCTTATTATTATACCATGATATGTTGACGGCAAAAGAACCTCCTGGAAGAATACTCTTTATGTTGATTCGTCAATTTCGACTTATTCTTCAAAGTAAACTGCTTAACCAAAAAGGACTAAGCGAACGGGATATAGCAAGCCGTATAAAGGTAGCACCCTTTGTCGTTCGAGAATGCCAAAGGCAAGGAAAACAAATGAGTGTGGACCGTTTAAAAGGTGCTTTGGGTGATTGTTTAGAAGCGGATAGTCATATTAAAACAGGTAGGCTTGATCCTAAAATTGGTGTAGAAATGATTATCATGAAATATAGTTAA
- a CDS encoding alpha/beta hydrolase encodes MKKRLALFTSVLAGIAGLGYYFSQKVIRNTYTQDDDEEQRLQYKNLVDDHQGKKIELVSDYGYKLIGHAFCQDSQEKKFMVVVHGVTCSKEYGHGYIALFLKMGYNVIAMDSRYHGESGGHDISYGYYERYDLQKIMAYIKDTYGNDSHIGIHGVSMGAGIALMYAGSIEDGADFYIVDCPYSDFYEEARYRVQYDFKHVPSFARKFIVGIGDMAIRLRSGFSLKDVRPIDHVHKITSPILFINTKEDMYIPPEMSQELYDKKRDSKHMYWVEKGGHAMAYTEDPEMYQQEIERFITKYVEKNNKKQE; translated from the coding sequence ATGAAAAAGCGATTAGCACTCTTTACATCCGTCTTGGCTGGTATAGCCGGTTTAGGTTATTATTTTTCACAGAAGGTTATACGTAATACGTATACACAGGATGATGATGAAGAGCAACGATTACAATATAAAAATTTAGTAGACGATCATCAAGGTAAAAAAATTGAACTGGTGTCTGATTATGGCTATAAACTCATTGGACATGCTTTTTGTCAAGATTCACAGGAGAAAAAGTTTATGGTTGTTGTTCACGGTGTCACATGTTCAAAAGAATATGGGCATGGGTATATTGCACTTTTCTTAAAGATGGGATATAATGTCATAGCCATGGATAGTCGGTATCACGGTGAAAGTGGTGGACATGATATATCCTATGGCTATTATGAGCGATATGACCTACAAAAGATTATGGCTTATATAAAAGATACATATGGGAACGATAGTCATATTGGCATCCATGGTGTTTCCATGGGAGCTGGTATTGCATTGATGTACGCAGGTTCTATAGAGGATGGAGCAGATTTTTATATTGTGGATTGTCCTTACAGTGATTTTTATGAGGAAGCAAGGTATCGTGTCCAATATGATTTCAAACATGTGCCAAGCTTTGCTAGGAAGTTTATCGTTGGTATTGGTGATATGGCCATACGGCTTCGGTCAGGGTTTTCATTAAAAGATGTAAGACCCATAGATCATGTCCATAAGATAACATCCCCTATCCTGTTTATTAATACAAAAGAAGACATGTATATCCCACCTGAGATGTCTCAAGAACTATATGATAAAAAAAGAGATAGCAAACATATGTATTGGGTAGAAAAAGGCGGTCATGCCATGGCCTATACAGAAGACCCAGAAATGTACCAACAAGAGATTGAAAGATTTATTACAAAGTATGTGGAAAAGAACAATAAAAAACAGGAGTAA